From Topomyia yanbarensis strain Yona2022 chromosome 1, ASM3024719v1, whole genome shotgun sequence, one genomic window encodes:
- the LOC131676609 gene encoding mediator of RNA polymerase II transcription subunit 4, with product MSSYHLSTKERLLAIVDDIEIISKELIENTIAPKHQKISSADHSQLVELLVSKDREMKSTLQLAAEQAGIEKKMDNLRQQVKKQDEEINHLQKQLKEAEHILATSIFQARQKLASIAKATKRPVSSEELIKFAHRISASNAICAPLTWQQGDLRRPYPTDIEMRLGFLGKSDLNINGHNLQHQNSLNEMHRNTTTSSAGSVGGAASAAPAASEIPASAQNQFAWHPSGELHMSMGSGAGSVSLDTRAHKDASQDDVEVMSTDSSSSSSSDSQ from the exons ATGTCCTCCTACCATCTGAGCACTAAGGAGCGCCTGCTGGCTATCGTTGACGACATCGAAATCATTTCAAA GGAGCTGATTGAGAATACGATAGCACCGAAACATCAAAAGATATCCAGTGCTGACCATTCGCAGCTGGTGGAGTTACTGGTATCGAAGGATAGAGAAATGAAATCAACTCTTCAGCTGGCGGCTGAGCAAGCCGGCATCGAAAAAAAGATGGACAATCTTCGACAGCAAGTTAAGAAACAGGACGAGGAGATCAATCACCTGCAAAAGCAGCTCAAGGAAGCAGAACACATCCTTGCGACGTCAATATTTCAAGCACGCCAAAAATTAGCCAGTATAGCTAAGGCTACTAAACGACCTGTGTCTTCGGAGGAATTGATTAAATTTGCTCACCGGATCAGCGCATCAAATGCGATTTGCGCACCGCTAACATGGCAGCAGGGAGATCTCCGGCGACCTTATCCGACTGATATCGAGATGCGGTTGGGCTTTCTCGGTAAGTCCGACCTGAACATTAATGGGCATAATCTGCAGCATCAGAACAGCCTAAACGAGATGCATCGAAATACGACTACTAGCTCTGCCGGGTCGGTAGGGGGTGCCGCTTCAGCAGCTCCAGCCGCCAGCGAGATACCAGCCTCGGCTCAGAATCAGTTCGCTTGGCATCCGTCCGGCGAGCTGCACATGTCGATGGGTTCCGGGGCCGGATCGGTCTCGCTGGATACTCGTGCCCACAAGGATGCCTCGCAGGATGACGTCGAAGTGATGTCGACCGACAGTTCCAGCTCAAGCTCGAGCGATTCGCAGTAA